In one Aythya fuligula isolate bAytFul2 chromosome 12, bAytFul2.pri, whole genome shotgun sequence genomic region, the following are encoded:
- the LOC116494143 gene encoding chymotrypsinogen B-like isoform X1 — MALLWLLSCLALAGSARAAASAWGCGVPAITPVIRGYNRIVNGEPAVPGSWPWQVSLQRYGNFHFCGGSLISEQWVVTAAHCGVRTTDAVVLGEYDQETESGDVQRLSIAKVFRNPSYSSLTIRNDITLIKLATPAQLNARVSPVCLPQATDDFPGGLTCVTTGWGLTDASADTTPAVLQQVALPLLTNAQCKQYWGFRIYDVMVCAGADGASSCMGDSGGPLVCQKDGAWTLVGIVSWGSSSCSTSMPTVYARVTELRAWIDSVLAAN, encoded by the exons ATGgctctgctgtggctgctgagctgcctggcTCTGGCGGGCTCTGCCCGCGCCGCGGCAAGTgcgtggg GCTGCGGCGTGCCCGCCATCACACCCGTCATCCGCGGCTACAACCGCATCGTCAACGGGGAGCCGGCGGTGCCCGGCTCCTGGCCCTGGCAGGTGTCCCTGCAG CGCTACGGCAACTTCCACTTCTGCGGCGGGTCCCTGATCAGCGAGCAGTGGGTGGTCACCGCTGCCCACTGCGGCGTCAG GACCACTGACGCCGTGGTGCTGGGCGAGTACGACCAGGAGACCGAGTCCGGGGACGTGCAGAGGCTGTCCATCGCCAAG GTCTTCCGCAACCCCAGCTACAGCTCGCTGACCATCCGCAACGACATCACGCTGATCAAGCTGGCCACCCCGGCGCAGCTGAACGCCCGCGTGTCCCCCGTCTGCCTGCCCCAGGCCACCGATGACTTCCCCGGGGGCCTGACCTGCGTCACCACGGGCTGGGGGCTCACCGACGCCTCTG CCGACACGACGCCGGCGGTGCTGCAGCAAGTGGCCCTGCCCCTGCTCACCAACGCGCAGTGCAAGCAGTACTGGGGGTTCCGCATCTACGACGTGATGGTGTGCGCCGGCGCTGACGGAGCCTCCTCCTGCATG GGCGACTCCGGGGGCCCGCTGGTGTGCCAGAAGGACGGCGCCTGGACCCTGGTGGGCATCGTCTcgtggggcagcagcagctgctccaccTCCATGCCCACCGTGTACGCCCGAGTCACCGAGCTGCGCGCCTGGATCGACTCCGTGCTGGCGGCCAACTGA
- the LDHD gene encoding probable D-lactate dehydrogenase, mitochondrial: MALRRALGLAGAVGRRGCCSKRPLPPGLLEALRDVVGGPNVSTAAAVCEQHGHDESMHRCAPPDAVVWPQDVAQVQELAALCHRHRVPMVPFGTGTGLEGGVNAVQGGVCFDLSRMATISELSIEDFSVAVEPGVTRKALNSHLRGTGLWFPVDPGADASLCGMAATGASGTNAVRYGTMRPNVLNLRVVLPDGSLLHTAGPGRQARKSAAGYDLTSLFVGSEGTLGFLTQATLRLHPLPEAVAAAVCSFPSVQAAVACTVQVLQAAVPVARIELLDEVMAGACSRYSRLELPEAATLFLELHGSQQSLAEQQQQAEELVRLHGGSIPAWARAPEEREQLWSARHSAWFAALALRPGCQGYSTDVCVPISRLPGVVVETQRDLRDAGLTGPMVGHVGDGNFHCILVFHPEDPDEAQRVHDFAERLGRRALAAGGTCTGEHGVGLGKRELLREELGPQGLDTMRRIKAALDPHHLMNPGKVL, encoded by the exons ATGGCCCTGCGGCGGGCgctggggctggcgggggcCGTGGGGCGCCGCGGCTGCTGCAGCAAG cgcccgctgccccccggcttGCTGGAAGCTCTTCGGGATGTGGTTGGCGGCCCCAATGTCTCCACGGCGGCGGCGGTGTGCGAGCAGCACGGGCACGATGAGTCCATGCACAG GTGCGCGCCCCCGGACGCCGTGGTGTGGCCCCAGGACGTGGCGCAGGTGCAGGAGCTGGCGGCACTCTGCCACCGCCACCGCGTCCCCATGGTGCCCTTtggcaccggcaccgggctcGAGGGTGGTGTCAACGCCGTGCAG GGCGGCGTCTGCTTCGACCTGAGCCGCATGGCCACCATCTCGGAGCTGAGCATCGAGGACTTCTCGGTGGCCGTGGAGCCCGGCGTCACCCGCAAGGCCCTCAACAGCCACCTGCGTGGCACCGGGCTCTGGTTCCCCGTCG ACCCCGGGGCGGACGCCTCGCTGTGCGGCATGGCGGCCACGGGCGCCTCGGGCACCAACGCGGTGCGCTACGGCACCATGCGGCCCAACGTGCTCAACCTGCGCGTGGTGCTGCCCGACGGGAGCCTGCTGCACACCGCCGGCCCCGGGCGCCAGGCCAG GAAAAGCGCGGCCGGCTACGACCTGACCTCGCTCTTCGTGGGCTCCGAGGGCACCCTGGGCTTCCTGACGCAGGCGACGCTGCGGCTGCACCCGCTGCCTGAGGccgtggctgctgctgtctgctccttccccagcgtGCAGGCGGCCGTGGCCTGCACCgtgcaggtgctgcaggcagcagtgcccGTGGCACGCATcg AGCTCCTGGACGAGGTGATGGCGGGCGCCTGCAGCCGCTAcagcaggctggagctgccGGAGGCGGCCACGCTGTTCCTGGAGCTGCACGgctcccagcagagcctggccgagcagcagcagcaggcgg AGGAGCTGGTGCGGCTGCACGGCGGCTCCATCCCGGCCTGGGCGCGGGCGCCGGAGGAGCGCGAGCAGCTCTGGTCCGCACGCCACAGCGCCTGGTTCGCCGCCCTGGCCCTGCGGCCTGGCTGCCAG ggctACTCCACCGACGTCTGCGTGCCCATCTCCCGCCTGCCCGGCGTCGTGGTGGAGACCCAGCGGGACCTGCGGGACGCCGGCCTCACCG GGCCCATGGTGGGACACGTGGGTGACGGCAACTTCCACTGCATCCTCGTCTTCCACCCTGAGGACCCGGATGAGGCTCAGCGCGTCCACGACTTCGCTGAGCGCCTGGGCAG GCGGGCGCTGGCGGCGGGTGGCACCTGCACCGGGGAGCACGGCGTGGGGCTGGGCAAGCGGGAGCTGCTGCGGGAGGAGCTGGGCCCCCAGGGGCTGGACACCATGCGCCGCATCAAGGCGGCCCTGGACCCCCACCACCTGATGAACCCCGGCAAGGTGCTGTGA
- the LOC116494172 gene encoding chymotrypsinogen B-like isoform X1, producing MALLWLLSCLALAGSARAAASAWGCGVPAITPVIRGYNRIVNGEPAVPGSWPWQVSLQRYGNFHFCGGSLISEQWVVTAAHCGVRTTDAVVLGEYDQETESGDVQRLSIAKVFRNPSYSSLTTRNDITLIKLATPAQLNARVSPVCLPQATDDFPGGLTCVTTGWGLTDASADTTPAVLQQVALPLLTNAQCKQYWGFRIYDVMVCAGADGASSCMGDSGGPLVCQKDGAWTLVGIVSWGSSSCSTSMPGVYARVTELRAWIDSVLAAN from the exons ATGgctctgctgtggctgctgagctgcctggcTCTGGCGGGCTCTGCCCGCGCCGCGGCAAGTgcgtggg GCTGCGGCGTGCCCGCCATCACACCCGTCATCCGCGGCTACAACCGCATCGTCAACGGGGAGCCGGCGGTGCCCGGCTCCTGGCCCTGGCAGGTGTCCCTGCAG CGCTACGGCAACTTCCACTTCTGCGGCGGGTCCCTGATCAGCGAGCAGTGGGTGGTCACCGCTGCCCACTGCGGCGTCAG GACCACTGACGCCGTGGTGCTGGGCGAGTACGACCAGGAGACCGAGTCCGGGGACGTGCAGAGGCTGTCCATCGCCAAG GTCTTCCGCAACCCCAGCTACAGCTCGCTGACCACCCGCAACGACATCACGCTGATCAAGCTGGCCACCCCGGCGCAGCTGAACGCCCGCGTGTCCCCCGTCTGCCTGCCCCAGGCCACCGATGACTTCCCCGGGGGCCTGACCTGCGTCACCACGGGCTGGGGGCTCACCGACGCCTCTG CCGACACGACGCCGGCGGTGCTGCAGCAAGTGGCCCTGCCCCTGCTCACCAACGCGCAGTGCAAGCAGTACTGGGGGTTCCGCATCTACGACGTGATGGTGTGCGCCGGCGCTGACGGAGCCTCCTCCTGCATG GGCGACTCCGGGGGCCCGCTGGTGTGCCAGAAGGACGGCGCCTGGACCCTGGTGGGCATCGTCTcgtggggcagcagcagctgctccaccTCCATGCCTGGCGTGTACGCCCGCGTCACCGAGCTGCGCGCCTGGATCGACTCCGTGCTGGCGGCCAACTGA
- the LOC116494143 gene encoding chymotrypsinogen B-like isoform X2: MALLWLLSCLALAGSARAAASCGVPAITPVIRGYNRIVNGEPAVPGSWPWQVSLQRYGNFHFCGGSLISEQWVVTAAHCGVRTTDAVVLGEYDQETESGDVQRLSIAKVFRNPSYSSLTIRNDITLIKLATPAQLNARVSPVCLPQATDDFPGGLTCVTTGWGLTDASADTTPAVLQQVALPLLTNAQCKQYWGFRIYDVMVCAGADGASSCMGDSGGPLVCQKDGAWTLVGIVSWGSSSCSTSMPTVYARVTELRAWIDSVLAAN, from the exons ATGgctctgctgtggctgctgagctgcctggcTCTGGCGGGCTCTGCCCGCGCCGCGGCAA GCTGCGGCGTGCCCGCCATCACACCCGTCATCCGCGGCTACAACCGCATCGTCAACGGGGAGCCGGCGGTGCCCGGCTCCTGGCCCTGGCAGGTGTCCCTGCAG CGCTACGGCAACTTCCACTTCTGCGGCGGGTCCCTGATCAGCGAGCAGTGGGTGGTCACCGCTGCCCACTGCGGCGTCAG GACCACTGACGCCGTGGTGCTGGGCGAGTACGACCAGGAGACCGAGTCCGGGGACGTGCAGAGGCTGTCCATCGCCAAG GTCTTCCGCAACCCCAGCTACAGCTCGCTGACCATCCGCAACGACATCACGCTGATCAAGCTGGCCACCCCGGCGCAGCTGAACGCCCGCGTGTCCCCCGTCTGCCTGCCCCAGGCCACCGATGACTTCCCCGGGGGCCTGACCTGCGTCACCACGGGCTGGGGGCTCACCGACGCCTCTG CCGACACGACGCCGGCGGTGCTGCAGCAAGTGGCCCTGCCCCTGCTCACCAACGCGCAGTGCAAGCAGTACTGGGGGTTCCGCATCTACGACGTGATGGTGTGCGCCGGCGCTGACGGAGCCTCCTCCTGCATG GGCGACTCCGGGGGCCCGCTGGTGTGCCAGAAGGACGGCGCCTGGACCCTGGTGGGCATCGTCTcgtggggcagcagcagctgctccaccTCCATGCCCACCGTGTACGCCCGAGTCACCGAGCTGCGCGCCTGGATCGACTCCGTGCTGGCGGCCAACTGA
- the LOC116494172 gene encoding chymotrypsinogen B-like isoform X2 gives MALLWLLSCLALAGSARAAASCGVPAITPVIRGYNRIVNGEPAVPGSWPWQVSLQRYGNFHFCGGSLISEQWVVTAAHCGVRTTDAVVLGEYDQETESGDVQRLSIAKVFRNPSYSSLTTRNDITLIKLATPAQLNARVSPVCLPQATDDFPGGLTCVTTGWGLTDASADTTPAVLQQVALPLLTNAQCKQYWGFRIYDVMVCAGADGASSCMGDSGGPLVCQKDGAWTLVGIVSWGSSSCSTSMPGVYARVTELRAWIDSVLAAN, from the exons ATGgctctgctgtggctgctgagctgcctggcTCTGGCGGGCTCTGCCCGCGCCGCGGCAA GCTGCGGCGTGCCCGCCATCACACCCGTCATCCGCGGCTACAACCGCATCGTCAACGGGGAGCCGGCGGTGCCCGGCTCCTGGCCCTGGCAGGTGTCCCTGCAG CGCTACGGCAACTTCCACTTCTGCGGCGGGTCCCTGATCAGCGAGCAGTGGGTGGTCACCGCTGCCCACTGCGGCGTCAG GACCACTGACGCCGTGGTGCTGGGCGAGTACGACCAGGAGACCGAGTCCGGGGACGTGCAGAGGCTGTCCATCGCCAAG GTCTTCCGCAACCCCAGCTACAGCTCGCTGACCACCCGCAACGACATCACGCTGATCAAGCTGGCCACCCCGGCGCAGCTGAACGCCCGCGTGTCCCCCGTCTGCCTGCCCCAGGCCACCGATGACTTCCCCGGGGGCCTGACCTGCGTCACCACGGGCTGGGGGCTCACCGACGCCTCTG CCGACACGACGCCGGCGGTGCTGCAGCAAGTGGCCCTGCCCCTGCTCACCAACGCGCAGTGCAAGCAGTACTGGGGGTTCCGCATCTACGACGTGATGGTGTGCGCCGGCGCTGACGGAGCCTCCTCCTGCATG GGCGACTCCGGGGGCCCGCTGGTGTGCCAGAAGGACGGCGCCTGGACCCTGGTGGGCATCGTCTcgtggggcagcagcagctgctccaccTCCATGCCTGGCGTGTACGCCCGCGTCACCGAGCTGCGCGCCTGGATCGACTCCGTGCTGGCGGCCAACTGA
- the BCAR1 gene encoding breast cancer anti-estrogen resistance protein 1 isoform X1, whose protein sequence is MNYLNVLAKALYDNVAESPDELSFRKGDIMTVLERNTQGLDGWWLCSLHGRQGIVPGNRLKILVGMYDKKQQQQQQQQQQQQQAAGTGQGQAAPQPPVPQPALPYHHQGGYVPLSPASQYTPMHPAYAPQGDNVYLMPVPSKGQQGLYPGSAPTGQFPPAPAKQPPAYPKQTPPHAFPSPGQEIYQVPPSLSQAADAYPVGSASPPQDIYQVPPSVGQAQDIYQVPPSLDSRSWEGHKPSGKVLLPSRVGQVYVYDSPKGEQDEYDFPRHLHSSGSQEIYDVPPVRGGLPSQVSQEVYDTPPMAVKGPNGQDPGQEIYDVPPSVEKNLHQTVYDVPPSVSKDVPDGPVREETYDVPPAFAKQKAFDPTRHPLVLTQQEPYLPEDVYDVPPAAGKCAPEPSLSHEIYDVPPSLKKLSAFPSQEVYDVPRDLHAPSKGSVDTEGEYIYDVPPQVDREAKAADGKRLSASSTGSTRSNISTSSLDVVPVKEPAKGAGKEFSLDLDAAMEMLAKLQHGIGGAVSYLMSFISANWRSAEHMEANAASIRGAAEGVQAALRDLLEFARGAVGNAAQASDRSLYAKLSKQLQKMEEVYQALGRHSQALDACHWAPNALVGGKPGTDDLELFVMYSRGVPDDTKQLASFLHGNASLLFKRTKQAPEGNGHGPAHPSDKASSIQSRPLPSPPKLLAQESPDGPYENNESGWMEDYDYVHLQGKEEFEKTQKELLEKGNIIRQSKDQLEHQQLKQFERLEQEVTRPIDNDLSNWSPPQHYGPARGGGVLCAADRQLLLFYLEQCEANLTTLTNAVDAFFTAVSTNQPPKIFVAHSKFIILSAHKLVFIGDTLSRQAKAQDVRHKVTHYSNLLCEMLKEIVVTTKAAALHYPSPAASKDMVERVKDLANSTQQFRMVLGQLAAM, encoded by the exons ATGAACTACCTG AACGTGCTGGCCAAGGCGCTGTACGACAATGTGGCCGAGTCCCCGGACGAGCTCTCCTTCCGCAAGGGCGACATCATGACGGTGCTGGAGCGCAACACGCAGGGGCTGGACGGCTGGTGGCTCTGCTCCCTCCACGGCCGGCAGGGCATCGTGCCGGGGAACCGCCTCAAGATCCTGGTGGGCATGTACgacaagaagcagcagcagcagcagcagcagcagcagcagcagcagcaagcgGCCGGCACGGGGCAAGGACAGGCAGCGCCGCAGCCCCCGGTGCCGCAGCCCGCCCTGCCTTACCACCACCAAGGGGGCTATGTCCCGCTGTCGCCCGCCTCGCAGTACACCCCCATGCACCCTGCCTACGCGCCCCAAGGGGACAACGTCTACCTGATGCCGGTCCCCAGCAAGGGACAGCAGGGCCTCTACCCGGGCTCGGCGCCCACCGGACAGTTTCCCCCGGCCCCGGCTAAGCAGCCGCCCGCCTACCCGAAGCAGACGCCGCCCCACGccttccccagccccgggcaggaGATCTACCAGGTGCCCCCGTCCCTGAGCCAAGCGGCGGACGCGTACCCCgtgggctctgccagccccccCCAGGATATATACCAGGTGCCTCCCTCGGTGGGCCAGGCTCAAGACATCTACCAGGTGCCCCCGTCTTTggacagcaggagctgggaagggcaCAAACCCTCGGGAAAG GTCCTGCTGCCCAGCCGCGTGGGGCAGGTGTACGTCTACGACTCGCCCAAGGGGGAGCAGGATGAATACGATTTTCCCCGCCACCTCCACTCCTCGGGCTCCCAGGAGATCTACGACGTGCCGCCCGTCCGCGGCGGGCTCCCCAGCCAGGTCAGCCAGGAG GTCTACGACACCCCCCCGATGGCAGTCAAGGGTCCCAACGGGCAGGACCCGGGGCAAGAAATCTACGACGTGCCCCCCAGCGTGGAGAAGAACCTGCACCAAACC GTCTACGACGTGCCGCCCTCTGTCAGCAAGGACGTGCCCGATGGCCCCGTGCGGGAGGAGACCTACGACGTGCCCCCCGCCTTCGCCAAGCAGAAAGCTTTCGACCCGACCCGCCACCCCCTCGTCCTCACGCAGCAGGAGCCCTACCTGCCTGAGGACGTCTACGACGTGCCGCCAGCGGCCGGGAAATGCGCCCCCGAGCCCTCGCTCTCCCACGAGATCTACGACGTGCCCCCCAGCCTCAAGAAGCTGTCGGCCTTCCCCTCCCAGGAGGTGTACGATGTGCCCCGGGACCTGCACGCCCCCAGCAAGGGCTCGGTGGACACGGAGGGCGAGTACATCTACGACGTGCCGCCGCAGGTGGACCGCGAGGCCAAGGCGGCTGACGGCAAGCGGCTGTCGGCCTCCAGCACGGGCAGCACCCGCAGCAACATCTCCACCTCCTCGCTGGACGTGGTGCCTGTGAAGGAGCCGGCCAAAGGGGCCGGCAAGGAGTTCTCCCTGGACTTGGACGCTGCCATGGAGATGCTGGCCAAGCTCCAGCACGGCATCGGCGGCGCCGTCTCCTACCTCATGTCCTTCATCAGCGCCAACTGGCGCAGCGCTGAGCACATGGAGGCCAACGCTGCCAGCATCCGCGGGGCGGCGGAGGGCGTCCAGGCGGCCCTCCGGGACCTGCTGGAGTTCGCCCGGGGGGCGGTGGGCAACGCCGCCCAGGCCTCGGACCGCTCCCTCTACGCCAAGCTcagcaagcagctgcagaagatgGAGGAGGTGTACCAGGCCCTGGGGAGGCACAGCCAGGCGCTGGACGCGTGCCACTGGGCTCCGAACGCTTTGGTGGGTGGCAAGCCGGGCACGGACGACCTGGAGCTCTTCGTCATGTACTCGCGCGGCGTGCCCGACGATACCAAGCAGCTGGCCTCCTTCCTGCACGGCAATGCCTCCCTCCTCTTCAAACGGACAAAGCAGGCGCCGGAGGGCAACGGGCACGGGCCCGCGCACCCCTCCgacaaggccagcagcatccagTCGcggcccctgccctccccgccCAAGCTGCTGGCGCAGGAGTCGCCCGACGGCCCCTACGAGAACAACGAGAGCGGCTGGATGGAGGATTACGACTACGTCCACCTCCAG GGCAAGGAGGAGTTTGAGAAGACccagaaggagctgctggagaaaggCAACATCATCCGGCAGAGCAAGGACCAGCTGGAGCACCAGCAG CTGAAGCAGTTTGAGcggctggagcaggaggtgaCGCGCCCCATCGACAACGACCTGTCCAACTGGAGCCCCCCCCAGCACTACGGcccggcgcggggcggcggggtGCTGTGTGCCGCCGACCGCCAGCTCCTCCTCTTCTACCTGGAGCAGTGCGAGGCCAACCTCACCACGCTCACCAACGCCGTCGACGCCTTCTTCACCGCCGTCAGCACCAACCAGCCCCCCAAGATCTTCGTGGCCCACAGCAAGTTCATCATCCTCAGCGCCCACAAGCTCGTCTTCATCGGCGACACGCTGTCCCGCCAGGCCAAGGCCCAGGACGTCCGACACAAGGTGACGCACTACAGCAACCTCCTCTGCGAGATGCTCAAGGAGATCGTGGTCACCACCAAGGCGGCCGCGCTCCACTACCCCTCTCCCGCGGCCTCTAAGGACATGGTGGAGCGCGTCAAGGACCTCGCCAACAGCACGCAGCAGTTCAGGATGGTGCTGGGCCAGCTGGCGGCCATGTGA
- the BCAR1 gene encoding breast cancer anti-estrogen resistance protein 1 isoform X2, protein MNYLNVLAKALYDNVAESPDELSFRKGDIMTVLERNTQGLDGWWLCSLHGRQGIVPGNRLKILVGMYDKKQQQQQQQQQQQQQAAGTGQGQAAPQPPVPQPALPYHHQGGYVPLSPASQYTPMHPAYAPQGDNVYLMPVPSKGQQGLYPGSAPTGQFPPAPAKQPPAYPKQTPPHAFPSPGQEIYQVPPSLSQAADAYPVGSASPPQDIYQVPPSVGQAQDIYQVPPSLDSRSWEGHKPSGKVLLPSRVGQVYVYDSPKGEQDEYDFPRHLHSSGSQEIYDVPPVRGGLPSQVYDTPPMAVKGPNGQDPGQEIYDVPPSVEKNLHQTVYDVPPSVSKDVPDGPVREETYDVPPAFAKQKAFDPTRHPLVLTQQEPYLPEDVYDVPPAAGKCAPEPSLSHEIYDVPPSLKKLSAFPSQEVYDVPRDLHAPSKGSVDTEGEYIYDVPPQVDREAKAADGKRLSASSTGSTRSNISTSSLDVVPVKEPAKGAGKEFSLDLDAAMEMLAKLQHGIGGAVSYLMSFISANWRSAEHMEANAASIRGAAEGVQAALRDLLEFARGAVGNAAQASDRSLYAKLSKQLQKMEEVYQALGRHSQALDACHWAPNALVGGKPGTDDLELFVMYSRGVPDDTKQLASFLHGNASLLFKRTKQAPEGNGHGPAHPSDKASSIQSRPLPSPPKLLAQESPDGPYENNESGWMEDYDYVHLQGKEEFEKTQKELLEKGNIIRQSKDQLEHQQLKQFERLEQEVTRPIDNDLSNWSPPQHYGPARGGGVLCAADRQLLLFYLEQCEANLTTLTNAVDAFFTAVSTNQPPKIFVAHSKFIILSAHKLVFIGDTLSRQAKAQDVRHKVTHYSNLLCEMLKEIVVTTKAAALHYPSPAASKDMVERVKDLANSTQQFRMVLGQLAAM, encoded by the exons ATGAACTACCTG AACGTGCTGGCCAAGGCGCTGTACGACAATGTGGCCGAGTCCCCGGACGAGCTCTCCTTCCGCAAGGGCGACATCATGACGGTGCTGGAGCGCAACACGCAGGGGCTGGACGGCTGGTGGCTCTGCTCCCTCCACGGCCGGCAGGGCATCGTGCCGGGGAACCGCCTCAAGATCCTGGTGGGCATGTACgacaagaagcagcagcagcagcagcagcagcagcagcagcagcagcaagcgGCCGGCACGGGGCAAGGACAGGCAGCGCCGCAGCCCCCGGTGCCGCAGCCCGCCCTGCCTTACCACCACCAAGGGGGCTATGTCCCGCTGTCGCCCGCCTCGCAGTACACCCCCATGCACCCTGCCTACGCGCCCCAAGGGGACAACGTCTACCTGATGCCGGTCCCCAGCAAGGGACAGCAGGGCCTCTACCCGGGCTCGGCGCCCACCGGACAGTTTCCCCCGGCCCCGGCTAAGCAGCCGCCCGCCTACCCGAAGCAGACGCCGCCCCACGccttccccagccccgggcaggaGATCTACCAGGTGCCCCCGTCCCTGAGCCAAGCGGCGGACGCGTACCCCgtgggctctgccagccccccCCAGGATATATACCAGGTGCCTCCCTCGGTGGGCCAGGCTCAAGACATCTACCAGGTGCCCCCGTCTTTggacagcaggagctgggaagggcaCAAACCCTCGGGAAAG GTCCTGCTGCCCAGCCGCGTGGGGCAGGTGTACGTCTACGACTCGCCCAAGGGGGAGCAGGATGAATACGATTTTCCCCGCCACCTCCACTCCTCGGGCTCCCAGGAGATCTACGACGTGCCGCCCGTCCGCGGCGGGCTCCCCAGCCAG GTCTACGACACCCCCCCGATGGCAGTCAAGGGTCCCAACGGGCAGGACCCGGGGCAAGAAATCTACGACGTGCCCCCCAGCGTGGAGAAGAACCTGCACCAAACC GTCTACGACGTGCCGCCCTCTGTCAGCAAGGACGTGCCCGATGGCCCCGTGCGGGAGGAGACCTACGACGTGCCCCCCGCCTTCGCCAAGCAGAAAGCTTTCGACCCGACCCGCCACCCCCTCGTCCTCACGCAGCAGGAGCCCTACCTGCCTGAGGACGTCTACGACGTGCCGCCAGCGGCCGGGAAATGCGCCCCCGAGCCCTCGCTCTCCCACGAGATCTACGACGTGCCCCCCAGCCTCAAGAAGCTGTCGGCCTTCCCCTCCCAGGAGGTGTACGATGTGCCCCGGGACCTGCACGCCCCCAGCAAGGGCTCGGTGGACACGGAGGGCGAGTACATCTACGACGTGCCGCCGCAGGTGGACCGCGAGGCCAAGGCGGCTGACGGCAAGCGGCTGTCGGCCTCCAGCACGGGCAGCACCCGCAGCAACATCTCCACCTCCTCGCTGGACGTGGTGCCTGTGAAGGAGCCGGCCAAAGGGGCCGGCAAGGAGTTCTCCCTGGACTTGGACGCTGCCATGGAGATGCTGGCCAAGCTCCAGCACGGCATCGGCGGCGCCGTCTCCTACCTCATGTCCTTCATCAGCGCCAACTGGCGCAGCGCTGAGCACATGGAGGCCAACGCTGCCAGCATCCGCGGGGCGGCGGAGGGCGTCCAGGCGGCCCTCCGGGACCTGCTGGAGTTCGCCCGGGGGGCGGTGGGCAACGCCGCCCAGGCCTCGGACCGCTCCCTCTACGCCAAGCTcagcaagcagctgcagaagatgGAGGAGGTGTACCAGGCCCTGGGGAGGCACAGCCAGGCGCTGGACGCGTGCCACTGGGCTCCGAACGCTTTGGTGGGTGGCAAGCCGGGCACGGACGACCTGGAGCTCTTCGTCATGTACTCGCGCGGCGTGCCCGACGATACCAAGCAGCTGGCCTCCTTCCTGCACGGCAATGCCTCCCTCCTCTTCAAACGGACAAAGCAGGCGCCGGAGGGCAACGGGCACGGGCCCGCGCACCCCTCCgacaaggccagcagcatccagTCGcggcccctgccctccccgccCAAGCTGCTGGCGCAGGAGTCGCCCGACGGCCCCTACGAGAACAACGAGAGCGGCTGGATGGAGGATTACGACTACGTCCACCTCCAG GGCAAGGAGGAGTTTGAGAAGACccagaaggagctgctggagaaaggCAACATCATCCGGCAGAGCAAGGACCAGCTGGAGCACCAGCAG CTGAAGCAGTTTGAGcggctggagcaggaggtgaCGCGCCCCATCGACAACGACCTGTCCAACTGGAGCCCCCCCCAGCACTACGGcccggcgcggggcggcggggtGCTGTGTGCCGCCGACCGCCAGCTCCTCCTCTTCTACCTGGAGCAGTGCGAGGCCAACCTCACCACGCTCACCAACGCCGTCGACGCCTTCTTCACCGCCGTCAGCACCAACCAGCCCCCCAAGATCTTCGTGGCCCACAGCAAGTTCATCATCCTCAGCGCCCACAAGCTCGTCTTCATCGGCGACACGCTGTCCCGCCAGGCCAAGGCCCAGGACGTCCGACACAAGGTGACGCACTACAGCAACCTCCTCTGCGAGATGCTCAAGGAGATCGTGGTCACCACCAAGGCGGCCGCGCTCCACTACCCCTCTCCCGCGGCCTCTAAGGACATGGTGGAGCGCGTCAAGGACCTCGCCAACAGCACGCAGCAGTTCAGGATGGTGCTGGGCCAGCTGGCGGCCATGTGA